The Drosophila bipectinata strain 14024-0381.07 chromosome 2L, DbipHiC1v2, whole genome shotgun sequence genome has a segment encoding these proteins:
- the LOC108132958 gene encoding LOW QUALITY PROTEIN: uncharacterized protein (The sequence of the model RefSeq protein was modified relative to this genomic sequence to represent the inferred CDS: inserted 1 base in 1 codon; deleted 2 bases in 1 codon; substituted 1 base at 1 genomic stop codon), translating into MFTFCHVCQPSLKVKGGLLLMTRNMFCCICGINIPLQPKTSXTHXLRKTGLSRTQPTK; encoded by the exons ATGTTCACCTTCTGCCATGTTTGCCAACCCTCCTTAAAAGTCAAG GGAGGACTCCTCCTAATGACTCGGAATATGTTTTGTTGCATTTGCGGCATTAACATTCCTTTGCAGCCAAAAACATCTTAAACAC TATTGCGCAAAACAGGCTTAAGTAGAACTCAACCGACTAAGTAG